The Candidatus Obscuribacterales bacterium sequence ATACACAAAATTTTCTAGGACACGCTCACTACCAAAAGCCCAGGCATCTGTCGTCTTTTGAAGCAGGGCATTGATTGGGGGCACGCGTTTGGGACGGCTGTTTTTGCTGTGCTGCCGTGCTTTAACTCTCGCCTTGGCTTCTCTCTCTTTGGCTTTAGCGATCAGACGTTCATATTCATAGGGATGAAGTGGGCGGCCCATTCTCAAAAAAGCTCCATTCGATTATTCTTTGGCTCATTCGGTGGCGCAGGATTATTGTGACGAGAAATAGACTATTATTCTTACCTAATTCTTGCGAAACTCCCTGCAGGTTGGTATGGCCGCAATTATACTGTCAATTAACCGACGAGGTTCGTCACCTCAAAAAACGTACTGATGTTGACGAGTCGTGTTCTCAGACTTTTATGAGGAACACTACGGTAATAGTGTAAACGTCCTAAAACACAAAAGACCATCTAAACTAGAAGCACAGGCGATCGCACGAGGAGTTTAGCTTATGTACGTTGTGATTGGAGGCGCTAGCATGATGGGGCTAGATCTAGCCACCACCCTACTGCAAATGGGTCATACCATCGCCATCGTGGATACCAATCCCCTTGCTTGCCAACATGCCCGCGAGAAAATTGGCGTCATGGCCTTTGAAGGCAGTGCTGTCAACACCACCGTGCTTATGGAAGCCGGTATCCGCAAAGCCGACGCCGTGATCGCATCCCTACAGGACGATGCCCTCAACCTCGCCATGGTCACCCTTTCTAAACATTATGGCGTCGATCAAATTGTGGTGAGAATGCGCGATCGCGACTTTGCCGCCCCCTACCGCCTCGCCGGAGCCACCCATATCATCAGCACCACCGAGCTAGCGATCGCCCGCATCGTGAACGCTATCGAATATCCCCAAGTGGATGCCATGATGCACTTCGAGCAAGGACAGGTAGAAGTCCTGAAGCTATCGATTCCCCAGCAGTGCTACATCGTCGGGCGCAGCGTTGCAGAAGTCGCCCAGGATCCACGCTTCCCTTCCGGCTCCCTGATCATCGGCTACCAAGCCCACCCCCACGAAGACTTGATTATTCCCAATGGCAGCACCATCCTAGAAAATGGTTCCACCATCCTAGCGGTCACCAAACCTCACCTTGTGCGGCAAATGATTGAATTCATGGGGCTATGTACCCAGGACTGTGGTTCTAGCGCCAGCATCTTGCCCCAAGCTAGTCTGAACGGAGTTGTTTGATTATCCTGGAGAAAAAATTCCCGGTTAGGCAAGTAGCTTACCCATCATTCGCGTAACATATGATACGCATGATTCTAGCAAGAATAAGTAGTCTTGTGATCGCTCATAGCAGATTTCACAGAAATTCTGCTGTATCAAGTCTAGTTAAAAAGCTACACAAGCTATTCATAAGAAAATCACATT is a genomic window containing:
- a CDS encoding TrkA family potassium uptake protein; this translates as MYVVIGGASMMGLDLATTLLQMGHTIAIVDTNPLACQHAREKIGVMAFEGSAVNTTVLMEAGIRKADAVIASLQDDALNLAMVTLSKHYGVDQIVVRMRDRDFAAPYRLAGATHIISTTELAIARIVNAIEYPQVDAMMHFEQGQVEVLKLSIPQQCYIVGRSVAEVAQDPRFPSGSLIIGYQAHPHEDLIIPNGSTILENGSTILAVTKPHLVRQMIEFMGLCTQDCGSSASILPQASLNGVV